tattgttcGTCTTTGGAGTACGGCCTTGAGTGAATTCAGAATATGTATCAACAAACTTCGCATCAACATATATACGACTTATTAAATGAGAAtctgaaaatgtttattttaaagatattggaTGCATGAATtattaatagtattttttatGTTTCCAAATAAATAGACATAAAACGAATATCTGCTCAGCATACACACGTTttatacgtatgtacatatacatatgtatatgcatttaaaaaaaataatatgtaataaaataaaacactaaagaaaaaggaatacaTTTGAAGATGAATACGATGGAAAGAACAAGTCTAAAAAATCCTTAAAGTTTGCTTTTCTCTTACGATTAACATAAGGCAATTAAGAATTTGGGAtccttaacaaaatttaaccttGTAATAAgctttgtgtttctttttctcCTTTTCAATATAATGAGTGTTCATTAAATGTAAGATgtcttaaaaacaatatcttatTTGACAATATACACGTTCATACGACGTAAGGGACTTGACTTAACTGGAAAGTAAGTCTTAAAAAATCTTCCAGTTGACTGTAAATATCTGCGTCCAAAAGCTGGGTAGGGTATCCTGAATAGATGAGATTAAAGATACTTTATTGAACGAAATGGTCcaaaattattgataaatacatttttgaaaggataatttaaataattattatattatattttaattaaatcagtTGTTCTTTTAGATACCCACTGATACCAGAAATAACATTTCTAACAAATTAGTTTGATCTAGAGGTGActcgaaaaattaataaaatatgtagTTCTTTTTTACCCAACTAGAATTCTTTGTTTTAGGGTCCtttactttatttcaaaaagccGAAGGTGCTTTCAAAATAACACAACCTGTGCCATATGCAAAGGCATTAGGCAGAATTATTCATCATTGTATGACAATTTAACCTCTCCGATGGGCAGCACTGAGACTTTGGCGGTCAATTGAACgatgttgtttaaaaaacataaataaaggcCCTAAGATCGAATACCTACTCTGTGAATTATATCACTCAACAGCACCGCAAAGAAGCTAGAACTTcctcttcaaaaaaattatactcttttcgatttgtttatatttgtttgtatggaAGGCCTCCTGGCGTCATTTGTGCAATAAAATAATCGAAATACGCCCACCTTTGCTTTAGGCAACACAAACTGTTTTTAGGCTGACTTATTTGTGAAGaatcaataaattttcaaaaaacaaacaaactgaagACAAAAACTCTTAATTAGGTTATTTGAATGCAGCTATCAAACCACTTGAGACTGTGAacgtaaaataaatacaaataaatctattttttgtacGGCCAAGACTTGGAACTTCTCAAAATGCAATTTCCAAATTAAAATGACCTTGCAACAGTATTTCATTGAACTACCTAATTATTATCTATGTTATGCCTATATACCATAATGACCATGACCGTGacattgaaatgatatttgggAAATTTTAACTTTGCAATTGAGGCTCTAATATACTTTATACCTGCCTATGAGGCTATTTATTTCTGCAAAATTGctaaaatagataaataaaattaaattataatgctAGCCACGTGCCGAATATACGAAAGTTGTCGTAATATATGcacataaattgtttttatttaagtgatGGAAGGTATTATTGTGGGCTAAGATAGAAGCTTTTAAAGGAACAtgtttagataaaaaaaacttttctctattttaccatttttaaaatctatattttcaaataaataattcaatctCACTAAATTGCGTTCAAGCTTAAAGACAATTTTATAGTTGTATTGTAGACATAAAGATATTAAGTAGGCAGTTTATTGtaatggattgttttttttataacatttgtgGAATCAATTCTTAATTCATGGAGCcaccaacaaaatataataacttaAAACAAGAAAGTTTCGTCGAAAATAAAACGTCAAACATTTAGTCGTTTCGAGAATAACGTAgacctaaataaataaattagaaggAGCAACAGTCCGGTTACAACTAGAACCTAGTGACTTCCAACTCtcgaccattcctgtgtgtgagtaacgTTGTTGAATGGATAGACCTACtcttttaagccaaatccaaacggctaatttgacaaAGCAGTTCTTATGACATGATTTACTCTTAGAGGATTAGTCAATTTGTCacaagaggcagcacccgttAAAGTAGCTGGCACaggaagggattgaacccaataccTCTAGCATGACAATCCTACGCACTAGCCATCACCCTACTACCATGATGGTAATATTAAGTACCCAGATACAAATTCTTTATAACAAATGACAAGTACaaaatttaggttttaagtCTCCCGAGAAAAAACGTATATTTGTGCGCAATAAATATAACTTACCCCTTTACAATTCCAAATAGCTGATGTTCTATTCGTAGACTTGTAGTAAACATAGATTCCTTTGAGCCTGCTTAgtcaaattaatattaattcaaatctcCGTAGCCTACGTTCCAGTCCTTTTTTCtatctttctttttattgaacCTATGACTTTTAAATGATGCAATGCATTcctttgattttaatataaGTAAACCATCACTTTAAAAACAGCCCTCTTTGACATTCCCtccaagtttaagtttaagctcAAATTAGCTCGTTAATTCTAGGTTAAGTTTAAGCCTGTACTAAGctaacaaaacttttattttacatacattttcaatttgttgagTGCATTCactgattttattttccaactCCAAAGTAAAGATGTTTGCTTTGATCTCTTAATCTACAAATATTACAGGCATGCGCTTAACCTTACACCCGCAATAATCAATTTTGAGCTCAGTCAAAAACGTTGCTAtctataaaacattaaaatcgaCTAACCAAGTTCTTGAAACCAGATAACGAGTTGCATTTTCGATTTACTCAATGTTTTCTCTCGGATTAATTTGATATTCATTAGAAATTTCCTACCCCAATCTTTCTATAACTTTCATCTAGTTCTCAAAgatatatttatagaaaattatttaagctTTACTTACTAAGTGTATAGTTAATAAGTTTCTCCTGATGACACAAACAAATGtaatcaatttctttttatttcttgcagGTAAACTTCATACTATGCCAAATATCAGCTTTATTCCTGGCTTCGCTCTTCCGATCAGTGTTACATCCTTCCAGGGTATCTTCCATCGTTCGACACACATTTGGCCTTTCAATAGGTCTTGTTTTCGGATACATTTGTTTTGGACAACAAGCCATTCATATAGCCGGACTTCCATCAGTATGCTATCTCGTAATACGCACACAAAATCCTGCGGTTGTTCAAAAGTatgtaaaaactaaaatgtttaattaagaacaaaaaaaaaacaatttattaatattaaatctcCCTGAAGGGCCGTCATGATAGTTGCTATGACCTATTTACTATGTATACATTTGCATCGTCAAATCTATGACTACGGTTCGTGTTCGTTGGACATAACCGGACCTCTTATGGTTATAACCCAGAAAGTTACTAGTCTGGCATTCAGTATACATGATGGTTTCCTTAAGGAACAaaaggtaaatattttgtttttggtttgattaaaaaaaaatttaaaaacatgtaattaaatatgtttatttttatattttttaaaggatatgACTAAAGCTCAACAATATCACTCACTACAAAAACTTCCATCAGCACTCGAATACTTTTCTTATGTATTGAACTTCCAAGGTCTGATGGCGGGACCGTTAGTTTTCTACCGAGACTACATCGAATTCATTGAAGGATATAATTTGCTCAAGAGTCCAACATCAAATGTTAGTAATTctgctttaaaaatttgtattaatatactaaacatatattttaaggGCAATTTGGATAATGGAAATACAAAGGAAATAATCATTGAACCATCACCAACGAAGGCTGTGATAAAGAAAGTTATTGGCAGCATGGTTTGTGCCTTTATATTCATGAAATTCGTCAAGGTGTATCCTATTAAAACGCTTAAAGATCCTGAATATATATCAAATACAGCTCTTCCTTACAATTTATGGTATATCATGATGTCAACAACGATTATACGTTTTAAGTATTATCATGCATGGTTACTAGCTGATGCTATATGCAATAATGCAGGTTTAGGATTTGCTGGCTATGATAAGGATGGAAATTCTAAATGGGATCTCATAACTAATATTAACGTGTTATCATTTGAGGtaaactttgaagtagtttccGACAAGCGTATAAAATTCTAAAGCtagtttttaatttggaaaatacacctgtcaagtttttattttgatttgattgcatttccaaatcaaacattttctatcgaattcttttttaagaattatttaactAAAACTTTTTCATATCTATTATAGTTTGCATCAAACTTCCGTGATGCAATTAATAACTGGAATATTGGAACAAACATTTGGCTCCGAAGCACAGTTTATGACCGGGTACCCAAAAAGTACGGCACTATGCTTACATTTGCTTTAAGCGCTGTTTGGCACGGTTTTTATCCCGGATACTACCTGACATTTGCTACTGGTGCAGTTTTCGTCACAGCTGCACGATTTGTAAGCTTAAagcaacaaaatttcaaaaatcatatttgatgataaatttatttcaggctAGGCGTATGTTCCGCCATAGATTCCAGAGGACACAGTATACACGAATGTTCTATGATATTTTAACATGCTTGACAACTCGTATTTTTATGGGTTATGCAACATTTCCATTTGTTCTTCTTGAGTGTATGGTAAGTGTTTCGAGAGCATCATTCAAATAAATGTAGTTTCTTATTAACATTTTCTCTCCATCTTTACAGGTCAGCGTAAGATTGTACCTGAAAGTTTTTATGTGCCTTCATATAATTGCAATTGCTACTTTTACTATATTGCCAAAATTACTTCGCGGCGATAAACATTCGAAAATACCATCGAATGTCACATCAGATGTTAACAATTgcaatataaatcaaaatcatCATCCGAATAATCAAATAACAAACAATGATCTCATCCAGGAGAAGTTGTCAGCTATTGCGGCCGAGACGGAGTTGAATACCGAATCAGCTGACACTTCAGACGATCCATCACATACAATTGCTAAAAAACgattaattttatctccaaaccgACAAGCCTCTACAAATATACCAACAGCTCTTGCTGCAATCAGCATCACTCACGATCAATGCGAAATGGATAATTTGTCTATTAAAATCAAAGAGAAAATCGATATGGAGGCGAAAAATATCGAGGAATTTATTGATAAGACTGTTAACGAAACGGTGTCTGGTATCGTTGAGTTTAAAAACGATTTAATGCGCGACAGCGATAAGATATTCATATCAAAAGATGGTATTCGTAAACGTATCATTGGTGCTAACGATAACAAAGGTGGTTCTGAACGTGTCGATGCATTCCTTAAAAAGGAAATCGATGCAATTAATGCTGTTGTTCAACAGGCAAATGTTTTTCCTGTTGTTCTAAGCAATGGTCATGCAAAATAGTATTTAACGAAACatgacttttattaaaaaaaaaaatcaggacCATACAAATGCTTAAAGAATAAACCTTTGTTGCTGTTCAAGCTCCCGCTTTACAAAACCTAAACATTAAACATACTAATTCACAAACGCCTTTTGCCACACTACataaaatacctttttaaatatataaataacaacaaaatacacaatttaCTTACGCACGAATATACCTTACATATATTTACACAAAAAGATAAAACTATCAcactgattttaaataaaacgtcGTCGCAGCAATGTTTTTATACAACTTCgagatacaaaaacaaacaaacaaaaaagaaaacaaaatgatattatatttatttttattttttacaatgttCTACATTTTCACAGATTTTTAAGCTAACGAAAAACATTGTACTAAagagaacaaaacaaaagaaacatttttatcgataaaagttataaaaatatacatatttaatgatttaaacaaaaatgacaaagtATGGAATTTCGAATTTCGATATCGAacgtaatttatttatatttgctcTTCCTATTTGAAGCTTttcacttaaattaattaattaattagacTTGTCAAGAAAACAACTTGAGCGCTGCATGTCCTTTCTGAATTCTATGATATTTACCTAATTCTTGAACGTTTGTTTAGATAAATTATATTGATAAGCTTTCGTTGGCTTTGTTAGTTGTCATAACTTATAAGCAAAACGTGGGTCAGCAAACATAGACCCAATAAAAACACATCACAGTAGCAGTAAGGTCCCAAAAAAGAAATGAGTTCGCTACAAATTGCGGATGAAATCCCAATTTCGTTTCGGGTTTAATTCTGCCTTTTATCTCTAGTTTTCATTCCCCCGTATGATGAACTGGACAGTTGTACCATGATCTTTAATTTATTCCAAAGCAGTTTCCACTTACTTGCGACAATTTATTTgatgaatatattttattcgAGGTAGAAAAGTTGTTATACCGAGATATCCGTGGTTAAcagatttgtaaaataaaatttgtgtaatAAAAGTCAACCGTCTTACCAGTAGAAAATGCACATTTCCTTTGGAATAGTCGTACATGGAACGTTTGTAATGTTATATATTTTGGTTTACGCAAAACCTTGCACCGAATTCaagtccaaaaacaaaaataaaatatgcaatGCGTAGAATATGTAAAATGATTATAAAAaccgtgtttttttaaattgtttttaatatttaatagctaatatttgtttttatttttaaggaatatttttttaaatcttgtctCCATTAAAAGGAACAGCTGGATACCATTCTTTGGATGCAGTCTTTTTTCACacaagttcttttattttgtctttgtttcaaaaacgaaaaatttccaAGATATAGCTTTCGTAGGACTAACTGCGGAATTAATGTTTGGCATAATTTGGATTTACCTAAAATACATCGTGGATAAAAGGAACTGTTACTTgccttatttcatttaaatccatctacaaaagtaatttatttcatttaaatttttgatcgaaacatttaaattcagaattttctaaCCTTTTTCAGATTTTCACCAGCACGTTTTGTGGATTGTATTATATGGCACAAAGGAGTCAAGATATGGAACAAttggaatttcttaaaattttgatgacCATATAATTTGAAAGTGAAATTAGGGGTGTAAAGAAACTATAAGGAACTTCACTTTAAAAGATTTAGTCGACttacaacaaaaaagttaaattgtcAACAATAGACAAATTATAGCGAAACATGTCTTCAAATTAGTATCATAAaatcaagattttaattttcgatcTTATCATTCGTATCAAACAAACTTCCTAaagcaacaatttaaattgtgaATAGAACATCACAAGGACTAGAAGCATGCTAATTTTCGATAGTTTCtagggtttaaaaaaaagatccaaGGCCAGCTGTaattttgaactaaatttaaactgttattaattattatatctAACTATTATAAATTAGCATGCTTCTTGTTACTAACAATTTGCGAACCTATTAATATCATAAAATGAAGGGACTCAAGCAAACCAACAaatttattatacaatttaattaaactttaactctatttgttaaatttttaacaatgagAAATACAACAcagaaaatatgtacatatatgtttaCATATAAGTGAgatcaataaatttattgattattggaaaatttgccaattttttaaaaatataaacaaatttatactAAAGTATATATTGGTGTACTTTAAAAGTACagacaaatttgaattttcaaatctattgatGTATAGTGTaggtaaaatacaaatgtatattatttaataataacgCTTTACTTGTGAaaagttaaacttaaataaagaaaatactttatataaGTGTATgtaaaattgtgaacaaaaagagcatattgaaaactaaaaaatgaattttattaaattttgtgttatttaatcactgactgaaaataaaaagaaaatatatattaaaaagacTTAAGTGTTTGCAACTTAACTATTCAATGACGATTCATAGtgtctaaaaaaattaaatacaaaattttattttatgcgtATTAAGTGATTCATAGACAAACAAAAGTTGAttcttataatctaataatattCGTAGTCTTATTGTGGGTaggtacaattatttttaacgcggttacaaattaatatttgataACGTGTAAAATAAGAAATGTATGCAATAGTACGAAAAAGGACCTCTTAAATCCAAAAACTgagtttgataatttaaaactaaGTTAAAACTATTATCCGCCTTGAAAACAATTGGTGGAGGCAGGTTTTCTTCAGTGGCGAGGACTGTGAGACTTGGATTTGTATCTAGTTTTCAAACAATCTGAGAAATTCAAGGCTATAagttttcatagaaattaaaaacttgaGGTAGAACGCAAAACGATAGTTATGGGAGAGTCATCTAGCCGTAcggaataataaataaaagaataaaatggaAACTCTATGTATACAAAACCTTTAGTATTATCTTGTAACCTTTCTTTTACGTTAGGTAGTGttggtttatataaataaaaataaataaggtgactCAACTTGCCTTCGAGgagtagggcctagtgacttacaacgcttaaccattcctgtgtgagagtaatgttgtcacttgtcagggatggaggggacctacagttttttaattccgaatccgaacgactaattttatgacaagaattacgctTGTAGTCTTTGTCATTTCTCATAaaaggcagtactcgtgaaaaaaatcGTTAGACATTGAAGTTCAATTTGACGACAACTGCAAAGCCCATGAACCAGCTTATACCCATAAATTCTGCAATTCTGAGGAGATAGCTGAGATCATTAACAACTTGAAGCCGAAGAAGTCAACTGAAATGGACGGGATTTCCAACTATATCCTGAAAAGACttcctcaagtttttttttgataatcttgACTATTATCATAAACAACTACATCAACAACGgctactttaaaaaaagtggtAGACATCCAAAAAAGTGGCAATTTCGAAGAAAGGCAGTACCAATATGATCTCCAACTACAGGCCTGTATCACtcctcaacaacatcagcaaaattctagaagaagtcattttaaagAGACTGAAGAAATTCTGCAACGAGCATAGCATCATTCCCGGCATGCAGTTTGGATTCCGACAGGCTCACTCAACGATCCATCCACTTCTAAAGTTTCAATCCGACGTCACCGCTGCTGCTCTCAATAGCCATTGAGCCACAGTTGGATGCTATCTGGATGTCGAGAAAGCTTTCGACAGCGTATGGATTGAGGCCCTCATCCATAAGCTCCGAATTTTTAATATCCTACAgccaataatacaaattttgttgtcttttgttTCTTTCAGAAACTTCTTCGCAGAAATAGATAGTTGCAAGCCAACGATTAGAGACGTAAAGGCTGGAATAAAAACGGATTTTGAGAACCTGCTGTTTGCGGATGACTCACTCACGTATTCGTCCTCCATGCTTCCTACGATCGCAGCCCGAAGAGTAGAAGCACACATAAGCAGACTTTACAAATACTACCAGAAGTGGGGAATAAGGATAAATACCTCCAAATCGGAACTGGTATGCTTCCGGAGACCTGTCACCAACAACAGCCGCTGTAGATCGGCGGCAGTGGCCCGAAACCTTTTTCTGACGTTCCCGGATGGATCAAGCATTAAAGCCAAGAAGAACGCCAAATACCTGGGAATACACTTCAATGAGCTGCTGCACTTCGACCCTCACTCTAAGGCTGTGATCACAAAAGCTAACATCGCACCCCATCGAGTTCATCCtctcttgaagaagaaaactggaTTCAGTTAACCaacgaaaatgttgatatacaaaCAACTGCTAAGACCGGTTATCAACTACGGTTTTCCGATATGGTTCAccatatcaaaaactgaaatGGAAAGACTTAAAgtcttcgagaggaagatacTAAGGATATGCACCGATCTACAATTCAACCATCAACGACAGAAGCACTATAGTAATCGTAGAGTCTACGAAGAAGCTGAAATCAAGCCACTTGACCAGTTCCTTGCACATGCAGCAAGGAAGATAATCACCAAAGTCGCCAGCCACCCTAACCAATTAATGAGAAGGATGACCAATAAGGAACGACACCCGGACCGAGATACCTTTGTGGTATGGATATCTTGGACAAACTTCCCACTGACGACGACGTTTCCTTCTATGCTGGCCTGGAGTCAGCATACTACCGCGGCTGAACACCACCACACCCAACCAACCTCCATCAGGACAACCGGGGCTGAACAACCCGAGATGAACCCCGCCAACGACACTCTTTTTTTAGCCATCGACTTCATGTTAAACACATGCTCATTTTTGTAATTCATCAATGTATAAAGTTAGGCCCCCTTTGtgccaacaaatgttttaattaaagtgattgttaaatattatttatgttagaatCAAGCCAAGtgtatatcaattttttatggttcaataaattaaaatgtaaaaaaaaatctctagatggcatagacagggattgaacactagatagtccaacgcactaaccatcaatcATCAGGCACGGGTACTAGGGAAGGGCAAGTTAtagggccggttatagctatatcagtaaaatccaaatttttgtttttaaattttaaacatgttaCAGATTTTTTTTCTAGCAAAAGAGtgatgcaataagatgaatcctatatttaagtaattttttttcaaaaagaatcaattcatttaaagttctatttgatttataaggggccggttatagctatcagtaaaatccatcagtaaaatttttgtttttagtttttgagcgtgttatagatttatttctaacaaaagattgatgcaataagatgaatcctatattgaagtatttttttcaaaaagaaacaatgcatttaaagttttatttaatttataaatccattttaatttttttaatgatgaaatttcattttactgaacagctgactgccaaaagtcaaaagaaattccatttcgttttattgttcgtgtttcaattttttgctgttccgatcacatcattaaaaattttactgatgaaagcaacagcaaaaaaattgtctgaggcgcgaagctcgatgttatgatcgaaagTAAACAACATTTTCCTAGCTTAATTGGGAACAACTCGAGTCTCTCAATAAGTGAAAAATATTCGCCATGTATCTTCCGAGCATGGAAAAGCGGGTGTACTTGAAAGCGTCGTATTTTTTGAGaagatcttttatttattatacacaAAGCTGTTGCaaccaataaattttgttcattttttgcaCGACCCATGATAAGATCAACTTAATTTCACAGAAGCACAAACGAtaacaaacaaatgaataacaaaacgaactcttcaaatagaaacttcaaagtgacatttaatttaatgacgtaaatttactgattgctatgatcgctcatcagtaaaacatttcaaatttctcctgtttcaaattttactgatgcattttactgatagctataactggcccctaaatctattttaattatgaaatttcattttactgaactgCTGACTGctaaaagccaaacaaaatttcatttcgttttaCTGCTGCTACTTTTGGTATTCCAATTTTttactgttccgatcacatcgttaaaaattttattatgaaaCAACAGTAAAAAAATTGCGCCAAGCTCGATGTTATGATCGAAGGAAAAGAATATTAATGACGTAAacttaggcgccagttatagctatcattgaaattgatccggacaaaattttgaatcgacATTTGACGGTATTTCCCTTTAATTAGATATGAAAATTTTATACTGATCGATcgaaaatcacacaaagaatttttttgagaaaaaaagtgtaaatacgcatttatttttctctaaaaatatattttcggacggaaattcattttcctgaaccgctgatacttttatgttcaaaagtgaaacgaaacGTTCCACTGAAacgtgttccaatttcacacaattccaatgactgatttctgtcagtaaaagtttttcagtGGATTTTAAGcaggacatttttttcaaaggcaGAAGTTTTTAATGAAAGATATTTACGACCTGCCAAACAAAttacaatgtttgttttcaatgatgaaaaccaatgatagctataactggcaccttactgttggtgttccaattttttactgttccgataacatcattaaaaattttagtgatgaaagcaacagtaaaaaaattg
This window of the Eupeodes corollae chromosome 3, idEupCoro1.1, whole genome shotgun sequence genome carries:
- the LOC129948887 gene encoding lysophospholipid acyltransferase 6, producing MLEEFPIPTQSAADEDTYYDGSRTFLWLADLSGLSVDLVNFILCQISALFLASLFRSVLHPSRVSSIVRHTFGLSIGLVFGYICFGQQAIHIAGLPSVCYLVIRTQNPAVVQKAVMIVAMTYLLCIHLHRQIYDYGSCSLDITGPLMVITQKVTSLAFSIHDGFLKEQKDMTKAQQYHSLQKLPSALEYFSYVLNFQGLMAGPLVFYRDYIEFIEGYNLLKSPTSNGNLDNGNTKEIIIEPSPTKAVIKKVIGSMVCAFIFMKFVKVYPIKTLKDPEYISNTALPYNLWYIMMSTTIIRFKYYHAWLLADAICNNAGLGFAGYDKDGNSKWDLITNINVLSFEFASNFRDAINNWNIGTNIWLRSTVYDRVPKKYGTMLTFALSAVWHGFYPGYYLTFATGAVFVTAARFARRMFRHRFQRTQYTRMFYDILTCLTTRIFMGYATFPFVLLECMVSVRLYLKVFMCLHIIAIATFTILPKLLRGDKHSKIPSNVTSDVNNCNINQNHHPNNQITNNDLIQEKLSAIAAETELNTESADTSDDPSHTIAKKRLILSPNRQASTNIPTALAAISITHDQCEMDNLSIKIKEKIDMEAKNIEEFIDKTVNETVSGIVEFKNDLMRDSDKIFISKDGIRKRIIGANDNKGGSERVDAFLKKEIDAINAVVQQANVFPVVLSNGHAK